One genomic window of Plasmodium coatneyi strain Hackeri chromosome 12, complete sequence includes the following:
- a CDS encoding Cytoadherence linked asexual protein, whose translation MTSLRNIRVIFLFLLLFISKNVIGYVSVRENQVELKYVVENNEMFYNLTALERLIIQALKYDKVLLPVLNPSLEEYLNMSNFTVVSHNINGENQINLVIPTTNADIHDIVKYEHVTKQQVIQSYDSENSDTIKKKFLLLKALKITKLMLIPIHAYEKTKDMKKALEELNAVFFPKDDEACKENSYQYSKSYFEKIINYINGVKSKEPQDNVHSSIIIGEDLSKIQESSNLFFTTNDNIEFMSKLDKIASHFGIAMYNLVGSNLIALGHFVVLQLALRRYDEFFKYGKVKFFSWQKILSFSAADRFKVLDTMCNVQGFHDVLTKRRINYLKDDRTTTFDECNILEFLVHYFNKYQSSLVSGLYQEDFKVHYLQEHSDIKNEFFKFMCDDTSNCNVYNSKLFFGVNDSTTEVNHDTPYYKSISPYNLYTNFFYFTRRYHKFTVNHILYVHFLNLTGILNNENKAFVSALYLPGYYNAIELSFDQESRLTDLIENLLQCVEKCNATEDVTKESVNYDSSIQDYGQSKSTKCNLCKGVFTYINSKHEEAPSMLQKFFTFVTKIIKTNSVSTLVRNLGVYEEYDNFLTSDIDWYKFLLLLRLTSYKKIAEKDIGDAMYLDLKKEDTFNKTATTNYWYPSYLKKAYTLYVRHKLAINLVEKLENLLSKGAIEKMKKSIRFLLHVNSFLQLDFFHNLNEPGPGKNRMHPLSLMLESKFAQWSSNSNLGYFFLNYDNPLTRKEMHEKLRSDKMVIPKFDKVSVMMKKYISKAYTSYFNQRHVKNLYENFDSFNISNKIMLMKDSYDSYLENYKDIIFLADIFNMRKYLTATPTARKVSDRIYYFIHNILGNSVNFYKYGMIYGFLINKEYFKEVTDELVSIFKLNQHIFTDISFLQTVYLLSRKIENSFNVQRRNDKISINNLFFLNVSSNYSRMSKEERLEELNNSMASRFFSKTFFSTFQTMFVTLISNNVDKLDKQYASASMLGLTLSEKAFMKYALIYYGSIMDNITNSLVPTYAKKPIEQLKYGKTFILSNYFMLSSQIYSLLNLNNLSQLCEYQAISSSIYYSQKKLGRFIDKKMLPIVVYYLIYRVQGVSQVPNEFILWWDIIKTFNKFHPSICVTVHMMTNLYFDTPIAFPFSLGAKLGEQTEHMAALKPSSKPFAFGFTKMLWLELLNSMSCIFALYPFVRWYAFQQNFVYFFVNPFRFMDRFNTPVDSYVKSIVRKYFRKYTTDEVIKFAEKTILNIKRQGKIEEAIEARLEAKKINEHPIIQGLRDEFPMIAPQEYERWQKMNSALYGDDNLFFDSLDENEKFLNDKYRISEVVEEGETEFLPESNQSSQTQNESETNNEENKNEENKNEENMNEENMNEENMNEENMNEENMNEENMNEVEKNDTTNSPEATFVENNKKEMFVSGHENEQNELNVAVGEEELNEDEDMLDEKLMIKRKLTGEE comes from the exons atgacTTCACTGCGTAATATACGAGTTATTttcctgtttcttcttttatttataagtaaaaatgtaatcgGCTATGTGAGCGTAAGGGAGAATCAGGTGGAATTAAAATATGTTGTTGAGAATAACGAAATGTTCTACAATTTAACAGCATTAGAAAGGTTAATAATACAGGCATTAAAATATGATAAAGTGCTATTACCCGTGTTAAATCCAAGTCTTGAGGAATACCTGAATATGTCTAATTTTACGGTAGTTTCACATAATATTAATGGTGAAAACCAAATTAACCTGGTTATACCTACAACAAATGCTGATATCCACGACATAGTAAAATATGAACACGTTACAAAGCAGCAAGTAATACAAAGTTATGATTCAGAAAACTCGGATACGATTAAGAAGAAGTTTTTGCTTTTGAAGGCCTTAAAAATAACGAAACTTATGTTAATACCTATTCATGCCTATGAGAAAACAAAAGACATGAAAAAAGCACTAGAAGAATTGAATGCTGTATTTTTTCCGAAAGATGATGAGGCGTGCAAGGAAAATTCTTATCAATATTCCAAATcgtattttgaaaaaattataaattacaTTAATGGTGTAAAAAGCAAGGAACCCCAAGACAATGTGCATTCATCTATAATAATTGGAGAAGACTTATCCAAAATACAGGAATCtagtaatttattttttacgacAAATGATAATATTGAATTTATGAGCAAGTTAGATAAGATAGCTAGTCATTTTGGAATAGCTATGTACAATTTAGTTGGTTCTAATCTTATAG CATTGGGACATTTTGTTGTTCTACAATTAGCCCTTAGGAGATatgatgaattttttaaatatggaaaagtgaaattttttagctggcaaaaaattttaagtttTAGCGCGGCGGATAGGTTTAAAGTACTCGATACAATGTGTAATGTGCAAGGTTTTCATGATGTCCTAACAAAACgaagaataaattatttgAAGGATGACAGAACAACAACGTTTGATGAGTGTAATATATTAGAATTTCTAGTtcattattttaataaatacCAGAGCTCATTAGTTTCTGGTTTATACCAAGAGGACTTTAAAGTTCATTATTTGCAAGAACACAGTGATATAAAGAacgaatttttcaaatttatgtGTGATGATACAAGTAACTGTAATGTATATAACAGCAAACTATTTTTTGGTGTAAATGATTCTACTACAGAGGTGAACCATGACACTCCTTACTATAAGTCGATAAGTCCTTACAACTtatatacaaattttttctatttcacAAGACGTTACCATAAATTTACCGTCAACCATATTTTGTACGTGCATTTTCTAAACTTAACTGGAATTTTAA ACAACGAGAACAAGGCCTTTGTATCTGCGCTCTATTTGCCTGGATATTACAACg CCATTGAGTTATCGTTTGATCAAGAATCTCGGCTTACAGATCTGATAGAAAACTTACTGCAAT GtgttgaaaaatgtaatgcaACAGAAGATGTCACAAAAGAATCAGTAAATTATGATAGTTCAATCCAAGATTATGGTCAAAGCAAATCAACGAAATGTAATCTTTGCAAGGGagtattcacatatataaactCTAAGCACGAAGAAGCACCGTCTATgctgcaaaaatttttcacttttgttacaaaaattattaagacaAATAGCGTAAGCACATTAGTAAGAAATTTGGGTGTTTATGAAGAAtatgacaattttttaacaagCGATATCGACTGGTACAAATTTTTACTGTTACTTAGGCTTACGTCCTATAAAA AAATTGCCGAAAAGGATATCGGAGATGCTATGTATTTAGATTTGAAGAAAGAAGATACGTTTAATAAAACTGCTACAACGAATTATTGGTATCCAtcgtatttaaaaaaggctTATACATTGTATGTGCGGCATAAATTGGCTATCAATCTAGTAGAAA aGTTAGAGAATTTACTTAGTAAAGGAGCAAtagagaaaatgaaaaaaagtataagaTTTTTGCTTCAcgtaaattcctttttacaattggatttttttcacaaccTAAATGAACCAGGACCTGGAAAAAATCGCATGCATCCGCTGTCTCTTATGCTTGAGAGTAAATTTGCACAATGGAGTTCAAACTCTAATTTAGgttacttctttttaaattatgatAATCCTCTtacaagaaaagaaatgcatGAAAAACTCAGATCAGATAAAATGGTAATACCTAAATTTGATAAAGTGTCTGTTATGATGAAAAAGTACATTTCGAAAGCTTATACATCTTATTTTAATCAGAGGCACGTAAAGAATTTATACGAAAATTTTGATTCTTTTAATATAAGTAATAAAATTATGCTAATGAAAGATTCATACGATTCGTATTTAGAGAATTACAAggatataatttttttagcaGATATATTTAATATGCGGAAATACTTGACTGCCACTCCCACAGCAAGAAAAGTTTCAGATAGGATATACtattttattcataacaTTTTGGGTAACTCTGTAAACTTCTATAAATATGGTATGATATATGGGTTCTTGATTAAtaaagaatattttaaagaagTTACAGATGAACTggtttcaatttttaaattgaaCCAGCATATCTTTACggatatttcttttttgcaaacgGTTTATTTACTTAgtagaaaaattgaaaacagCTTTAACGTGCAGAGGAGAAATGATAAAATA agtattaacaatttgttctttttaaatgtCTCAAGTAATTACTCAAGAATgagcaaagaagaaaggttaGAAGAATTAAATAATTCCATGGCATCcagatttttttcaaaaacatttttttccacatttcaAACAATGTTTGTTACATTAATAAGTAATAACGTAGATAAGCTTGATAAACAATACGCAAGTGCTAGTATGCTAGGGTTAACGCTGAGTGAAAAGGCATTTATGAAGTATGCGCTTATATATTATGGTAGCATAATGGATAATATAACAAATAGTCTTGTTCCTACGTATGCCAAAAAACCGATAGAACAAttaaaatatggaaaaacatttattttatcgaATTATTTTATGTTGTCTTCACAAATATATTCATTGttaaatttaaataatttaagcCAATTGTGTGAATATCAAGCTATAAGTAGTTCTATTTATTATTCTCAGAAGAAACTTGGTCGCTTtattgataaaaaaatgttacctattgttgtatattatttaatttataGAGTTCAGGGAGTTTCACAAGTTCCGAATGAATTTATATTATGGTGGGATATCATTAAAACTTTTAATAAGTTTCACCCCTCCATTTGTGTTACTGTGCATATGATGACTAATTTATATTTCGATACTCCAAttgctttccccttttcattgGGTGCCAAATTAGGTGAACAAACGGAACATATGGCAGCTCTAAAACCAAGTTCGAAACCATTTGCTTTTGGATTCACAAAAATGCTTTGGTTGGAATTACTTAATAGCATGTCCTGCATTTTTGCTCTGTACCCTTTTGTGCGTTGGTATGCTTTTCAGCAgaattttgtttattttttcgtaaacCCATTCCGTTTTATGGATAGGTTTAATACTCCAGTTGATAGTTATGTTAAAAGTATTGttcgaaaatattttagAAAATATACAACAGATGAAGTAATCAAGTTTGCAGAAAAAACCAtattaaatattaaaagaCAAGGTAAGATAGAAGAAGCAATAGAGGCTAGATTGGAGGCTAAAAAGATTAATGAACATCCAATTATACAAGGTTTAAGGGATGAATTTCCTATGATAGCACCACAAGAATATGAAAGAtggcaaaaaatgaattctgCATTATATGGAGAcgataatttattttttgattcgctggatgaaaatgaaaaattcttAAATGACAAGTATAGAATTTCAGAAGTTgtggaagaaggggaaacgGAATTCTTACCAGAGTCCAATCAAAGTTCTCAAACTCAAAATGAAAGTGAAActaataatgaagaaaataagaatgaagaaaataagaatgaagaaaatatgaatgaagaaaatatgaatgaagaaaatatgaatgaagaaaatatgaatgaagaaaatatgaatgaagaaaatatgaatgaagTAGAGAAGAATGATACAACGAATTCTCCAGAAGCAACATTTgttgaaaataataaaaaagaaatgtttgTAAGCGGTCAcgaaaatgaacagaatgaATTAAATGTAGCAGTTGGTGAAGAAGAACTAAATGAAGATGAAGATATGCTCGATGAAAAACTAATGATTAAGAGAAAACTAACcggggaagaataa